One window of the Eucalyptus grandis isolate ANBG69807.140 chromosome 8, ASM1654582v1, whole genome shotgun sequence genome contains the following:
- the LOC104429279 gene encoding putative protease Do-like 14, whose amino-acid sequence MAGIAVARSGLFHANASKSKPLAANTPQLRKEFTPPPPAFISLNQRRHEVLPSQSLQTSWIRCYDTSKAASAKSEENAKLAYFGRDTIAHAAAKTAPAVARLCAPNRGQNVDGEIGSGTAIHKDGYILTCAHVVFDKTNMVYSADGQVLVRLQEAKKDVVGQVVDAYVDLDIAIVKTEKPTSPLSTAKVGSSSKLRPGDWAIAMGCPLSLQHTVTLGIISCVHRAGNELGLEGMMEYLQTDCAINPGNSGGPLCNVDGEVIGVNVENVKPDIASGVSFAVPVDLISAIIKPFQNFHRLVRPDFGWIVRNISGENFEALKQSYPTFPNAKDGVFVQKVFKGSPADHAGIRTGDVIVGFNGKQVRNIKEMMDARGERYGESVIVNVKRARDAPVPLAITFKEKDVA is encoded by the exons ATGGCGGGAATCGCTGTTGCTCGCTCTGGTCTGTTTCATGCAAATGCTAGCA AATCAAAGCCATTGGCCGCAAATACTCCCCAATTGCGTAAAGAATTCACGCCACCTCCCCCGGCATTTATTTCCTTGAATCAGCGGCGACACG AAGTACTTCCGTCCCAGTCTCTTCAAACTAGTTGGATTAGGTGTTATGATACAAGTAAGGCAGCTTCTGCTAAATctgaagaaaatgcaaaacttgCGTACTTTGGCAGAGATACAATTGCCCATGCTGCTGCTAAGACCGCTCCTGCTGTCGCTCGTCTATGTGCTCCAAATCGAGGGCAAA ATGTTGACGGGGAGATAGGTTCTGGAACTGCGATTCATAAGGATGGCTACATTTTAACATGTGCTCATGTTGTCTTCGACAAAACGAACATGGTATATTCAGCCGATGGGCAG GTTCTCGTACGTTTGCAAGAAGCCAAGAAAGATGTTGTAGGCCAAGTTGTTGATGCTTACGTGGATCTTGATATTGCCATTGTAAAGACTGAAAAACCAACTTCTCCCCTTTCAACAGCAAAAGTTGGCTCATCTAGTAAGCTTCGTCCTGGAGACTGGGCAATAGCCATGGGCTGTCCACTTTCCCTTCAACACACTGTAACGCTTGGGATTATCAG CTGTGTTCATCGCGCGGGCAATGAGTTGGGACTTGAAGGAATGATGGAGTATCTACAAACAGATTGTGCAATCAATCCA GGAAACTCTGGGGGTCCTCTTTGCAATGTTGATGGAGAAGTAATTGGTGTCAATGTTGAGAATGTGAAGCCGGACATAGCATCTGGAGTGAGCTTTGCTGTACCGGTTGATCTTATTTCAGCTATCATAAAGCCCTTCCAGAATTTTCA TAGGCTTGTACGGCCGGATTTCGGATGGATTGTGCGGAACATCAGTGGGGAGAACTTCGAAGCACTTAAACAAAGTTACCCCACATTTCCTAATGCTAAAGATGGCGTCTTTGTACAAAAG GTATTTAAAGGATCCCCTGCTGATCATGCGGGCATTCGAACCGGTGATGTTATTGTGGGATTTAACGGGAAACAAGTTCGGAACATCAAAGAG ATGATGGACGCTAGAGGGGAGAGATATGGGGAATCTGTCATAGTAAATGTGAAGAGAGCCAGGGATGCTCCGGTTCCTCTGGCCATAACTTTCAAGGAGAAAGATGTCGCTTAG